The stretch of DNA TGAAATAGAGCAAAATCACCTCCACAACTATGCCCTTTCATATGCTGGCAGTGATAACATCATTCTGGCCTCTAAAGATATGTTTGGGCCTAACAACCGAGGTATAGACAAAGGCCTCCAGTGGCACCATCAGTGTCCAAAGTGCACAAGAGTATTTCGGCATCTGGAAAACTATGCTAATCACTTAAAGATGCATAAACTATTCATGTGTCTACTCTGTGGCAAGACATTCACTCAGAAAGGTAATCTTCACCGGCACATGAGAGTGCATGCAGGCATCAAACCGTTCCAATGTAAGATCTGTGGGAAAACGTTCTCTCAGAAATGTTCCTTACAGGACCATCTCAACCTGCACAGTGGGGACAAGCCCCATAAATGTAACTACTGTGACATGGTTTTTGCGCATAAACCTGTTCTGAGGAAACATCTTAAACAGCTACATGGTAAAAATAGCTTTGACAATGCTAATGAAAGAAACGTTCAAGACATAACCGTGGACTTCGATTCATTCACGTGCAGCGCTGCTACAGACAGTAAGGTCTGTCAGCAAGCTGATGCAAGCCAGGTACTGGATGCAGGGAAGCTGCctcaggctgtgctgggtttAAGAAATGATAGTACCTGCGTCAACTAAGCAATTAAAACCAGCCCTTTATAGGGATCGTGACTGAGAGGAGCAAACAGTTGGTTTGGGCTCTTACCTAAACTAGTGGTATGCCCTGCAAGGCTACAGATGGATGGCTGGCGGGTTGGATTGCAAAACCTGGCAGGTCTTCAGCCATCATTCTTAGTCTTACTTGATATTTTCTGTGAATAGCGATCTTCCTTCAGGTTTCTGTCTGTGTCTCTACTGTGGATTATGGGGttaattgtttcatttctctctgATTAGGAGACTCAAGACTAAGACCTTTTGAAAGACTGTTGCTGTGGGCTGCAAGTAAACCATCTGCTGTACAGTTAGAGGCCTCTCTGTGTCTGGGCAGATGGAGGAAAGAGCAAAGAGGACAAGTCTGTGAGATAacccaatttttttaaattttttttttttaaagcactggaTAACCGAAAGCACTCCATATAGTTAAATTTAAACTTACCTCttaaaattatctttctctGATCTTACCCCTAGACCCCTACAGttgaaatgaagtatttttgcattgcttttttgcCCTTCTAAACTCTTTCAAGAAACTTCTGCTGCCAATCAATGCTATCATAAAAGCTCTCAGGGTTTTTAACCTCGACATGCATtatgaaaagacaaaacccTAAATGATTTGGCAAGGTTAGCTGATCATTGCATAGAACTGTTCAAAACGAAAATAAACTGCAGCTCTGGAATGTGAGAGGCCGGTGCCTGGAGTGCAAGTATGACCTATTTCTTGTGCTGTCATACTTAGAATTTTTAAAGGCCACTTACCAGTGTACGTACCAAGACAAGctaaacatttcaaaactaaaaataaccATCCATCTTCCATAAATTTGGTATCACATAAGCCACAACAGTTTTTGGTTCAAGAGCAAAGCTGGAGTGgagaaacactgcttttttgACACTGTGAATAGAATCTGTTTCAAAAGCTGCAATGTGTAACAGCTCCATGcttgcttttgggttttattttgctttttttttcttcccccaacCTCCTGCCATTTAGTTCTTTTTTACCTCTCCTTCTTGATATCTAATAAGGGCCACATGTCagttaacttaaaaaaaaggatCAAAAATACCTGCCATGAGAACATTAACAACAAAGGTTTTTGATTTCTTGGATGTTCagagaatattattattttttttaagtgacctGCATAGTTCATGACCGTTAGTGTTTTACAGAGCCTAGGATGAGGTATAGGTAGCACAATTTCTGTAGGTTAATATATCAGCTATTGACTGTACTCAGCAATACCTCTTGTATACCGCCTTAAACATCAAATGTAGCGGGAATGACGTGTTAATTGGGATTCTGAGATTACACCATATCGCTTCTCAAAAGTGCCGTGGAATTATCCGCATCCCAATCAGGCTGAAAGAAACTAATTTATCTGAGGAACACCATTCCCAGTAGAACAGCACTCTTATTACATTGAAGTGTAGCATAGACTAATAATCAAATGGCTGATCCTCGGTAGAGAACTGCTGTTTGTATTTGGAATAAGTGTTTCTTCCAGTGCAGCTCTTTTCCACAAGGTTTGCCATGAGGCTGAGATTATGCTTCCTACCTAAAAGTAGTACTGTTTGTGTGTTTGagtgagggggtgggggtgaacGGCTGCTATTGTATGGTTAAAAATGCTAAACAGGTATGACCAAAGGTGTGTTagagcaaaaaatgttttgtatgtAATTAGCAAAAGTTGGTTTTGATCTTCAGATATGTGTGTGTAGAAGCCAGGATTTCCTTACACAGACATTACACTGATGGACGATAAAAAGCATTAATATTGCAGAACGCTTTCAGAAATCCACGTACTTTCAAGTAGAAAAGGAAGGTGATTCTGTGAATCGTTTTTTGCAATTGAGTTCTTAAACTACTGTACTTGACTGTTACATGAACTATTACATGGACAGCTGTGATGTAAGCAATGGAAACGGAGTCAGGGCATTATACCTTTCAAGTTGTAGCAAATATATTTAGGCCTAAGATCTAACTATTTGgaactttttaaagttactgtTCAGGTTCATGGGGCAGAAGATAGGTTTGCATGGcaagaaaaactttttcttcttaaagccACCTGCTTTCAGAATAGTTTTGAGCTAAAAATGACCGTGACAGTTGCATCTGACACTTGCATTCTGTCTTCAGGCAGAATCTTCCATATCATTCAAACATTTTGGTAATTTATTATTCACTATATGGAAATAAGTTGTAGTGCTAATATCAAAATGAAGATAGACATGGAGAATAAGAGCTTGCAGAGCCAGGTCAATGTGCTGTGAGGGACTAGTGAATAATCTGACCAGATATGAATATGGACATGCtaaagaaaatggttttctgccagagaaaggaataaaactgtACAAGTGCTAGAAAAAGTGGCAGTAGAATGGACAGTATTGAAAGCTTCGTCTGTCtgggaagttatttttttttcttgtggaatTAATGAAGCTGTAATGTTACTGTAAGGAGAATACAGTTTGTTGAAGTAGCTGTGGGTGACCTGAAGCTGATATGAAGAGACAAGGGGTTtcctaagaaacaaaaaaagtgatttGGTCAAGATATATAGGTTTTCAATCCACCCTGTGCTGTGGTGATATCAACGTCTGAGAAGGCTGAGACTGCAGGCCGTTCAGTTAAAAGCCTGCTTGTGGTCATTTGGTGAGACCATGGCAGAAATAAGTAGGAAAAAGCAGGAGTGCAGAAGACTGCTTCTTCAATGAAAATGGACGCATCTGTTGGATGAAAAGTGACTTCTTACTAATGTATGTGCTTTTGGCCTGGCAAAAGGGTGCAGACCAAAAGATTTATGCAGGAGACAGCTGTGTGACTCCAGAAGCACTGGAGATCTAAGAGGGCAATGCACTGATGGCACGGTGCATTGTCGGTGCATTCGGTGCGCGTCGGTGGTAGAGTTCATCCAAGATTTGCCCCTATATGGAACAGACAAGTGAAAAGTATAGAAGAGGTATTAGAAAAATCTGGCTAATGCTTCTTCTCTGAATTATAGATTAAAATGGAGTGAGAATTATTATAAATGGAATATACAGAGGCAGCTTGATTATAGAATAAGATGAATTTAATTGTCCATGTATGTAAAATGTTGTCTTCATTGCAATGTCCCGATTAGTGAAAGACTAGATCCATTGGTTGTTGCTACTGATGCTGCATATTCAGATGAGGACTATGGCAGTTATCATAATCTGTGTGTTAATGTGTAGAATACTATTTGCTGGTAAGTGGATAGTCTCACAACTTTATGTGCTGTACAACTTCCTGCATATtctaaaaataactgaagtctattacaaaaatattttaataactcCTTGAATatattaggattttttttatgtttgcattttatttatttattttatatagaagaagaaaatcttaGAACTCTTTAGGTTTACCAGAGGTTTAGGCTCACCACTTTTCTGAGTGGTGGTTGCTTGTGTAGCGTGTGTTCCTGGCAGCATACGgtgcagctgcacagcctccTGTCTAGATCAGGGATGAGTCtttccttaatttatttttcttttagaagacCTGTTTTGCAAGTTAGTAACTGATAAAATTGAAGTGTCagtcttttttctcccctagCTTTTTGGCAAAACTTAGATAGCTGCCGCTGAATTTTTTGTTGAAATAACTGAATTGTGTGGGGCTGATTTTGGTTCTGGAGTCGTCGGGAGGAGTAAAGGCGAGGAGGGAGAATCCAAATGTGCTGCCAACTGAGGCTGTGGAGAGGATTCTAAAGTCACGTTAAATCTTGGTTcagggggcaggcagctggcccTCCCGCGGGGCGAGGGCTGAAGGCGGAACGGACGTTTTTCCTCCGGGACTGTAACCACGGCCCAGCATTAGCTACCTCTTCAGTGATGGGCGAAGGTCTTACACTACGCGTAGTTACCAAAGCAGGCGGGGCAGCGGCTGCGGGCAGCGCCCCTCGTGCCCCGGCCCTCGGCCTGGCCTCGCTGACGGCGCCTGCtcgggcggcggggcggaggaGCCCCCGGGCAGCCGCTCCCCGAGGGGCCTTACGGGGGCGCCCCGGGCCCGTACGTTGCTACCTCTACCGGACGTCGGGCGAGGCGCGCCCCtgccggcgcggcgcggtgTCCCCCGGCGGCAGCCGCTGTAGCAGTGCCAAGTCTTCTAATAAACGTGCTGCTAACTCTGTCTCCCGCCGCTTCTCATTTCCCGCCGCGGCACCGGCGCCctgggggcgcgggggggggggggcggggggcggtgggcCCttccggcggggcggggccctGTGGAGCCGCTTCCGGCGGCGCTGCAGGAAGGGGCGGGTGGGGGAACCGCTTCCGGGGCGCTGCGGCACCGGCGGCGGAGCACGCACCGGCTGCAGGGaccggccgggccgcggccggtgagtggggtggggggcggccgggctggGGCGGCGAGAGGCTCCGCGGGGCCTGCCAACCGCCccggggtgggaaggggggagcggggccgcggctGGGCCctgccggcgggggcggcctgCGCCCGGCGTGACTGTCCCCGGCGGCGCCGGTGCCTCTCACAGGAGCGGCGCCATGGCTGCGGACTCGGAGGTGCTGCACTTCCAGTTCGAGCAGCAAGGGGATGCCGTGCTGCAGAAGATGAACCTCCTGCGGCAGCAGAACCTCTTCTGCGACGTCTCCATTTACATCAACGACACGGAGTTCCAGGGGCACAAGGTGATCTTCGCCGCCTGCTCCACCTTCATGAGGGATCAGTTTCTGCTCAATCAGTCGAGGCAGGTGCGGATCACCATCCTGCAGAGCGCCGAGGTGggcaggaagctgctgctgtcttgTTACACAGGCGCGCTGGAAGTCAAAAAGAAGGAGCTGCTGAAATACCTCACCGCCGCGAGTTACCTCCAGATGGTTCACATTGTGGAGAAGTGCACGGAAGCTTTGTCAAAATACTTGGAAATCGATGCTTCAATGGAGAACGGTAACCAGGCTGCAGAGAGGTGTCATTCCTCAGATGCAGAACTGGGAAATGGGGATGAGGTTTTAGATAAAGATTGTGAAATAATTGAGATCTCTGAAGACAGCCCAGTGAATGTAGAATACCCTGTGAAGCAGGAGAAGGGGGATGTCTCGCAGCCTGCAGTGCAGAGCTTGGTCTCAGAAAGAAAGGACACGAAAACCCCAGAAATATCAACAGTTGAAATTGGATATAAGGACGATGAAATCTGTATCTTCAGAATGGATTCCATGAGTGTCGCGAATGTAGAAAATGATCATTTTCCTCAGCCTTGCACCTCCTctaaaacaaatttatattttccagaAACCCAGCATTCCTTGATAAATTCTACGGTTGAAAGCAGGAATACAGAAATGTCAGGAAATCACTTTCAGGCTTTTGTCAGTGACAATCCAGAAGGAACTTCTAGTCTGATGAATGGCTTCCAGAGCTTGGATGATTCTGGCAGCTCGTGGCGGCACCAGTGCCCAAAGTGTCCGAGGGGATTTCTGCATCTTGAGAACTACCTTAGACATCTAAAAATGCACAAACTCTTCTTATGTTTGCAGTGTGGCAAAACATTTACGCAAAAGAAGAATCTCAACAGACACATCCGGGGGCACATGGGTATCCGCCCCTTCCAGTGCATGGTGTGCCTGAAGACCTTCACTGCCAAGAGTACGCTTCAGGATCACCTGAATATACACAGTGGTGACAGGCCCTACAAGTGTCATTGTTGTGACATGGACTTTAAACACAAGTCTGctcttaaaaagcatttaacttCTGTTCATGGAAGGAGTAGCAGTGACAAACCAAACCTGAACACtattacaaaagttaaaatAGACTATGATTAATAGATGGGTGGTTGCGGAGCCAGGCTCCACAAAAAGCTCCTGCCTAGTGAAATTCTAGATGAAATTATACATACAGATCCCCGGAGAATGGAGAGAAGCACAAATACCTGACTGGTGATCAAAGACAGGCCTTGCAAGCAGCAAACTTTCCTGCTGTGTTAAGGTTGCTATTGCTGTAAGTGTGAAAAAGGTGTTTAGTAGTTCAGAGTAAACTGCaaattaaggaaataatttcatgcTTCTCTTCTATTATTCTGGACACATTCTGATTTCACatcccacccccaaccccccagtTATGTTTTATACTCCCCTGTTTCAAGGGAAGGCACTGCTGGTTCTTAAAACTATTACTGATACTACAATAAGCTGAAGCCTGAGCTGTGATGTTCGTGATCTGTAATGGCTAAGGAAAAGGCATGTTTGTATTCAGCAAGTCAGTCATTCCCACCCAGTTCATGTATCATTTATGGTGAAACTTATCTCCTTACTTGCCCAAACTTTGCTAGATCTTTCAGCAGAAAGGAGGCATGTTTTCATACTCAAATCCGTGATATTTAAGAAAGAGCACACAAATAATCAAGGAAGCTTTCAAACTGCCTCTTTCAAATAGGCAATTcgtaaaaaagaaagaaaaaaacagtattgccttgcagtttgttttt from Falco biarmicus isolate bFalBia1 chromosome 9, bFalBia1.pri, whole genome shotgun sequence encodes:
- the ZBTB6 gene encoding zinc finger and BTB domain-containing protein 6; the protein is MAADSEVLHFQFEQQGDAVLQKMNLLRQQNLFCDVSIYINDTEFQGHKVIFAACSTFMRDQFLLNQSRQVRITILQSAEVGRKLLLSCYTGALEVKKKELLKYLTAASYLQMVHIVEKCTEALSKYLEIDASMENGNQAAERCHSSDAELGNGDEVLDKDCEIIEISEDSPVNVEYPVKQEKGDVSQPAVQSLVSERKDTKTPEISTVEIGYKDDEICIFRMDSMSVANVENDHFPQPCTSSKTNLYFPETQHSLINSTVESRNTEMSGNHFQAFVSDNPEGTSSLMNGFQSLDDSGSSWRHQCPKCPRGFLHLENYLRHLKMHKLFLCLQCGKTFTQKKNLNRHIRGHMGIRPFQCMVCLKTFTAKSTLQDHLNIHSGDRPYKCHCCDMDFKHKSALKKHLTSVHGRSSSDKPNLNTITKVKIDYD